Proteins co-encoded in one Afipia sp. P52-10 genomic window:
- a CDS encoding DNA recombination protein RmuC, with protein MSEILFMAGDVAVTTAQALMAFAGLVLLLLAVIAVVLARGASRSEAARMAQAIRADELEERLADMLRSQAETAGRMQAMGEALAGRQTDMARAMNDRLDAVTHRVGQSMEQSTRSTMDQLRHLHERLAVIDSAHKNLTELTTQVTTLRDVLANKQARGAFGQARMEAIVQDGMPKGSYAFQHTLSNNKRPDCVVFLPDQRPLCIDAKFPLESVTALRDARGDEERKSAAQRLRQDILKHVTDIAGRYLIPGETQEMALMFVPSESVYAEIHDGFDDVVQKAYRARVVLVSPSLLMLAIQVMQQILKDARMREAADQIRNEVFSMTDDLGRLRERVLKLQQHFGQANEDVRQILISADKIDKRAARIEDLDFDKPEAAVPAQAAADLFPRAPVRKLQAGE; from the coding sequence ATGTCCGAGATTCTCTTCATGGCCGGCGACGTCGCCGTCACCACCGCCCAGGCGCTGATGGCCTTTGCGGGCCTGGTGCTGCTGCTGCTTGCCGTCATCGCCGTCGTGCTGGCGCGCGGCGCGAGCCGCAGCGAGGCCGCGCGCATGGCGCAAGCGATCCGCGCCGATGAACTGGAGGAGCGGCTCGCCGACATGCTGCGCAGCCAGGCCGAAACCGCCGGGCGGATGCAGGCGATGGGCGAGGCGCTCGCCGGCCGGCAGACCGATATGGCGCGGGCGATGAACGATCGGCTCGACGCGGTGACCCATCGGGTCGGCCAGTCGATGGAGCAGTCGACCCGCAGCACCATGGATCAGTTGCGCCACCTGCATGAGCGGCTGGCGGTGATCGACAGCGCGCACAAGAATCTCACCGAGCTGACGACGCAGGTGACGACGCTGCGCGACGTGCTCGCCAACAAGCAGGCGCGCGGCGCCTTCGGCCAGGCGCGCATGGAAGCGATCGTGCAGGACGGCATGCCGAAGGGCTCCTACGCCTTCCAGCACACGCTCTCCAACAACAAGCGCCCCGACTGCGTGGTGTTTCTGCCCGACCAGCGACCGCTGTGCATCGACGCGAAGTTTCCGCTGGAATCGGTCACCGCGTTGCGCGACGCGCGCGGCGACGAGGAGAGGAAGAGCGCGGCGCAGCGGCTGCGGCAGGACATCCTCAAGCACGTCACCGATATCGCCGGCAGATACCTGATCCCGGGCGAGACCCAGGAGATGGCGCTGATGTTCGTGCCGTCGGAATCCGTCTACGCCGAAATCCACGACGGTTTCGACGATGTGGTGCAGAAGGCGTATCGTGCCCGCGTGGTGCTGGTGTCGCCGTCGCTGCTGATGCTGGCGATCCAGGTGATGCAGCAGATCCTGAAGGACGCGCGCATGCGCGAGGCAGCCGACCAGATCCGCAACGAGGTCTTCAGCATGACCGACGACCTCGGCCGGCTGCGCGAGCGGGTGTTGAAGCTGCAACAGCATTTCGGCCAGGCCAACGAGGACGTCCGCCAGATCCTGATTTCCGCCGACAAGATCGACAAGCGCGCCGCGCGGATCGAAGACCTCGACTTCGACAAGCCCGAGGCAGCGGTTCCCGCGCAGGCCGCGGCCGACCTGTTCCCGCGCGCGCCGGTTCGCAAACTGCAGGCGGGCGAGTAG
- a CDS encoding peptide deformylase: protein MAIRDIIILPDKQLRLVSTPVEKVTGDVRKLAEDMFETMYDAPGIGLAAIQVGVPQRLITMDLAKKEGPPNPRVFINPEITWSSEDLSVYEEGCLSIPEYYEEVERPAKVRVRFLDLDGKVHEEEAEGLYATCIQHEIDHLNGVLFVDYLSKLKRDRVLKKFTKAAKRAE, encoded by the coding sequence ATGGCTATTCGTGACATCATCATCCTGCCGGACAAACAGTTGCGGCTCGTTTCAACGCCGGTCGAAAAGGTCACGGGGGACGTGCGCAAGCTCGCCGAGGACATGTTCGAGACCATGTACGACGCGCCGGGCATCGGCCTCGCCGCGATCCAGGTCGGGGTTCCGCAGCGGCTGATCACGATGGATCTGGCCAAGAAGGAAGGGCCACCCAATCCGCGGGTGTTCATCAATCCGGAGATCACCTGGTCGTCGGAGGACCTGTCGGTCTATGAGGAAGGCTGCCTGTCGATCCCGGAATATTACGAAGAGGTCGAGCGGCCGGCGAAGGTGCGGGTGCGGTTCCTGGACCTCGACGGCAAGGTGCATGAGGAGGAGGCCGAGGGCCTCTACGCCACCTGCATCCAGCACGAGATCGATCATCTCAACGGCGTGCTGTTCGTCGATTATCTGTCGAAGCTGAAGCGCGACC